In one window of Clavelina lepadiformis chromosome 4, kaClaLepa1.1, whole genome shotgun sequence DNA:
- the LOC143453525 gene encoding uncharacterized protein LOC143453525, whose amino-acid sequence MIDQSFITVVNVHENHWLLMVKSNDTKTIYVYDLFGKEPMEYILRIKKHFGSFFRHYRKTTSEWGYCCRKRNEQKDFMNCGPLALMEAERYLCQNLFEDADFKADSTSCTLYRENFGNLLLNMTDESCLENYCLMCHDAKPPKSFHGDNKLGVL is encoded by the exons ATGATTGATCAGTCATTTATCACTGTGGTAAATGTCCATGAAAACCACTGGTTGTTGATG GTTAAAAGCAATGACACTAAAACTATTTACGTTTATGACTTGTTTGGAAAAGAACCAATGGAATATATTCTTCgaataaaaaaacactttGG ATCATTTTTTCGACACTATCGAAAAACAACATCTGAGTGGGGATACTGCTGCAGAAAGCGCAACGAACAAAAGGACTTTATGAATTGTGGCCCTCTTGCATTAATG GAAGCAGAACGTTATTTGtgccaaaatttgtttgaagacGCAGATTTCAAAGCGGATTCAACATCGTGTACTTTGTACAGAGAGAATTTTGGCAACTTATTGCTCAATATGACAG ATGAAAGTTGTTTGGAAAATTACTGTCTCATGTGTCATGATGCAAAACCACCAAAATCATTTCATGGAGACAATAAATTGG GTGTCCTGTGA